Sequence from the Nocardia brasiliensis genome:
GCGGAGTAGTAGTCGGCGAGGCTGGAGCGGCCTCTGGAGGTGACATCGTTCGCGGCGACATTGCGCAGATAATATTGACACCCATTGCCTGCCACGACTTTATGGATCGTCGCGGTCATACCTCCAGTGAGCATCCGTTCGACCGTGAAGTCCAGGGATCTGTTTCACCGAAAAAGTATCAAATAGGCGAAAGTCCCTGGTCGTAATCGGATTGTTACACCGAGATGCAAAAGGTCTGCTTGTTGAAAGTTGAGAAGGCGAGTGTGAGGTGGCGATGGCCAGAGAAGTGACTATGAGCGGAGCGGTGCGGGAGATGAGGGAGGCAGGCTGGCATGCAGTGGTTTGTGGGCACTGGAGTCTTCGAGTTCAAGAGCAGGGAAAAGTGACGAGGAAGTGGGCGCTTGGCGGATACTGGGGAGCCGTCGACCTCGCGCCGTCTGGGACGACAAGAACCCTTACAGGGTGGTGAGTGGTCGAAATGCGGCGAGCCGACCGGAAGGGCGGCTCATCGACGGCCCTAGTCAGGTCTGCTGCGCAGTTCTGCGTAACTGAGTGGTGTCGTGCGCGGCGCGCGGTGCGGCGCCTGGGGCAAGACTCTCTCGCGCCGGGCGCGGGCTTATAGTGCAAAGGGCTCTGGTAGGTCGGTGGCCGGAAGGGGAGGCGAGGTGGGCGATCTTCGGGTGGAGGTGGATCGACTCCGTGAGACGGCGCGGTTTGTCTCGGAGAAGGCCCGGCTCATCAGGGATGGTGTCGGCAAGCTCGATGGCACGGTCGGGCGGGAGTTGCTCGTCGACGGGTGGCTGGGCAAGGCGGCGTCTGCCTATGACGAGTCGTGGGTCGAGTGGAAGCAGGGCGCCGAGCAGATCGTTGCTGCTCTCGAGGATTCAGCGGCGAACCTGTTAACGGCGGCGAATGAGTACGAGCTGCGCGACACTGCTTTCCGGGACGCCATCGATCAAGCCGGTGGGCAGGTGTAGGCCGGTGGCAGACGACTATCGAGTCAATCTGAGCCAGCTCGACGAAGCGGTCGCGGCGATGGCTGCCTTCGGTGCCGAGGTCGAGGGGTTGCTGCGCGAAGTCGACGTCAAGGTCGCCGAGCTACATCTGTCGTGGGAAAGTCCTGCCGCCCAAGCGCAGCGTGCCGCGCACGGCCGATGGATGGCGGGCGCGGCGGAGATGCGCGAGAACCTCGACGAACTGCGTGAGGTCGCCCGCCGCGCGCATACGAGCTACGGCCACGCTGTGCAAACCAACGTGGAGATGTGGCCGCAGTGACGACACCGACTGTGCCGTTGATCGTGCACCGCGCCGAGGAGTACACCTCGGCCGGCGAGGTCTTCGGTCAGATGTCGACCGATACGGTGACAACTCATTCCGCGCTGGTCGCGGTGCTGACTGCATACAAGGGGATGGCGGGCAGCGACAGCGTCGGCACCGAGTGGGCCGCGGGCTATGACGAGGCCGCGCAGCTGGCGATCTCGACGTCATCGACACTGGCTACCGCGTGTGGCCAGACCCGAGACCTGATCGTGGTCAGTGCCTACAACCATCAGGTCGCCGAAGCGGCAGCAGACCTGCGGGAGTTGCCCGCACCACCGATGCCGTCATTGTTGAGCGATCCGTGTCTGCCCGAGACCGCGCCTTCTGCGGCCGGGGATGGCATACCTGAGCCGTTCGGGTGGTCGCTCATCAAAGATCTCGTCGGGTGGGCTTGGCCCAACGGCCATCAGGATCAGCTCAACGGCGCCAAAGCAGCGTGGCATACCGCGTCCTCGGACTTTCGTACTGTGGCCGGTGCCGTGCCGAGCGCAGTCGGTCTGCTCGCGAACCAGCAGTCGCCCGAGATCGAGATCGGGATACAAACCTGCAATACCCGCCAGTCGGACCTGAACGCGCTCGCCGACGTCTGCCAGGCGCTCGGCGACGCGTGCGGCGAATACGCTCACCACCTCGACGAGGCGCACAGCAAAATCCTCGACGAGCTCAAAGACATCGCGATCGAAACTGTAGCCGCCGAAACGGCTTTCGCGATCCTGGCACCGGTCACCGCCACCCTGTCCGAGTGGGTCGGCAACGTGGCTTTGGTCGCCCGCATCACCACCAAGGCGCGACGCATCGCGACGATCATTGCCGAGCTCGCTGCCAAGGCAGCGAAAATTGTGGCCGACGTCGTGCGGCCGCTCGTGCAACGGTTGAAGCCGCTGGTCGAGAAGATCCGCACCTGGGTCCAAGCGGCCCGCACTAAATTCCTCGGCCGTAGCGGACCCACCGCTTTGTACTCCCGCGGTGGTGCCCTGACCAACCGAGAAGTCCTGGAAGGCAACATCGGCCTGACCCGGGACATGGACACGATCGAGCACTACGCCCAGCTGGCCGGCATCGATCTACGCGGTGCCAAGATCGAGATCCTCGACGACGCCGACACGATCTCCTATTTGGACTTCCAAGGTGCCATCGCACGAACCGATGCTCTCGGTGTCCAACTCGGCCCGGCCGCCTTCCAGGATGCGGAAACGTTGGTGCGTACGCTGGCGCACGAGAATGTGCACGTCCGCCAGTACGCGGAGGGCAAGATCAACTCGATGACACGGGCACTGGAGGACGAGGCGTACGCAGCCGAGGACGGCTTCGTCGACACCTGGCGGAGGAACACGCAATGACCGACGGGAACTCACAACTGATCGTCGAGCGG
This genomic interval carries:
- a CDS encoding WXG100 family type VII secretion target; this translates as MADDYRVNLSQLDEAVAAMAAFGAEVEGLLREVDVKVAELHLSWESPAAQAQRAAHGRWMAGAAEMRENLDELREVARRAHTSYGHAVQTNVEMWPQ
- a CDS encoding WXG100 family type VII secretion target codes for the protein MGDLRVEVDRLRETARFVSEKARLIRDGVGKLDGTVGRELLVDGWLGKAASAYDESWVEWKQGAEQIVAALEDSAANLLTAANEYELRDTAFRDAIDQAGGQV